Proteins encoded by one window of Camelus bactrianus isolate YW-2024 breed Bactrian camel chromosome 9, ASM4877302v1, whole genome shotgun sequence:
- the RFWD3 gene encoding E3 ubiquitin-protein ligase RFWD3 isoform X2 encodes MAHEAMECDLQVQSDHAAEQPAPAEVVSGQGGPPLLQPPPDEVVSSQEGPPLLQPPPDEVVSSQGGPPLLQPPPEEVVSSQGGPPLLQPAPQVSIDLTGEVELSGEENVQNIGPGASEEQRQGSDANHTVRVSSLDSMNSFISGLQRLHGMLEFLRPPSDRNVGPVRVRRRRNSASRRARAGGSQRTNSARLRAPLDAYFQVSRTQPHSPTTSYDSETRNPVSVDLQGSGSSDSDSDSSTEYEEGVVQTEEPRAVVLEEQLGDTSAEQEVTCDSGGETLPKQSPKKFNSLLPSSTEEEEGDTCTICLEQWTNAGDHRLSALRCGHLFGYKCISKWLKGQARKCPQCNKKAKHSDIVVLYARTLRALDTSEQELMKSSLQKEQMLRKQAELESAQCRLRLQVLTDECTKLHSRVQDLQKLIVQHRDQISQQPRGSQARSLSCLPSSQSQHKYHFQKTFTVSQTGNCRIMTFCDALSCLVVSQPSPQASFLPGFGVKMLSTANMKSSQYIPMHGKQIRGLAFSRQSKGLLLSASLDNTVKLTSLETNTVVQTYNAGRPVWSCCWCLDENNYIYAGLVNGSIMVYDLRNTSCHIQELVPQKARCPLVSLSYIPRAASATFPCGGVLAGTLENASFWELKMGFTHWPHVLPMEPGGCIDFQTESSTRHCLVTYRPDKNHTTLRSVLMEMSYKLDDAGEPVCSCHPVQTFLGGPTCKLLTKSAIFQNPENDGSILVCTGDEASNSALLWDAGSGSLLQDLQADQPVLDICSFGVNHNSYLATLTEKMVHIYRWE; translated from the exons ATGGCTCATGAAGCAATGGAATGTGATCTTCAGGTGCAGTCAGATCATGCTGCAGAGCAGCCTGCTCCTGCTGAAGTGGTCAGCGGCCAAGGGGGAccacccctgctccagccccctccTGATGAAGTAGTCAGCAGCCAAGAGGGAccacccctgctccagccccctccTGATGAAGTAGTCAGCAGCCAAGGGGGAccacccctgctccagccccctccTGAAGAGGTAGTCAGCAGCCAAGGGGGACCACCCCTGCTCCAGCCTGCTCCACAGGTGTCCATTGACCTGACAGGGGAAGTGGAACTCTCAGGAGAAGAGAATGTGCAGAATATCGGTCCAGGAGCTTCAGAGGAGCAGAGGCAAGGATCTGATGCTAACCACACCGTGCGAGTATCTTCATTGGATTCAATGAACAGCTTTATCAGTGGGCTGCAGAGACTTCATGGCATGCTAGAATTCCTGAGACCACCTTCAGACCGCAATGTGGGGCCAGtgagagtgaggaggaggaggaattcaGCTTCACGCAGGGCAAGAGCTGGAGGGTCTCAGAGGACAAACAGTGccag GTTGAGGGCACCGTTGGATGCATACTTTCAAGTGAGCAGGACGCAGCCTCATTCTCCAACCACTTCTTATGATTCGGAGACTAGGAATCCAGTCTCTGTAGACTTGCAGGGATCAGGTAGTTCTGATTCTGACAGTGACAGCTCCACAGAGTATGAAGAGGGGGTTGTCCAGACAGAGGAACCTAGAGCTGTTGTTTTAGAAG AGCAATTAGGAGATACCTCAGCAGAGCAAGAAGTTACATGTGACAGTGGAGGAGAGACTCTCCCCAAACAG TCTCCCAAGAAGTTTAACTCTCTTCTACCTTCTTCTacggaggaggaagaaggggacaCTTGCACAATATGTTTGGAACAGTGGACCAATGCTGGAGATCACCGGCTCTCAGCATTGCGCTGTGGGCACCTCTTTGGGTATAAGTGCATTTCTAAATGGCTCAAAGGACAGGCACGAAAATGTCCCCAG TGCAACAAGAAAGCCAAGCACAGTGACATCGTTGTCCTTTATGCCCGAACCCTGAGAGCTTTGGATACTAGTGAACAGGAGCTCATGAAAAG TTCCTTACAGAAGGAGCAGATGCTAAGGAAGCAAGCTGAGTTAGAATCAGCACAGTGTCGGCTCCGACTTCAAGTACTCACTGATGAATGCACTAAGCTTCATAGTCGTGTCCAG gactTGCAAAAACTTATTGTGCAGCATCGGGATCAGATTTCACAGCAACCCAGGGGTTCCCAAGCACGTTCTCTAAGCTGCCTGCCCTCCAGCCAGAGCCAGCACAAGTACCATTTCCAGAAGACCTTCACAGTGTCTCAAACAGGAAACTGCCGAATCATGACATTCTGTGATGCCCTGAGCTGCCTGGTAGTATCACAGCCTTCTCCTCAGGCCTCCTTCCTTCCAG GCTTTGGTGTTAAGATGTTGAGTACCGCCAACATGAAAAGCAGTCAGTACATTCCCATGCATGGCAAACAGATACGTGGACTGGCTTTCAGCCGTCAATCCAAAGGCTtacttctctctgcttccctaGACAACACTGTTAAATTGACCAG CCTGGAGACAAATACTGTGGTCCAGACTTACAATGCTGGGCGTCCTGTCTGGAGCTGCTGCTGGTGTCTTGACGAAAACAATTACATCTATGCTGGACTGGTCAACGGTTCAATAATGGTGTACGACCTTCGAAACACTAGCTGTCATATCCAGGAGTTAGTACCTCAGAAAGCTAG atGCCCACTGGTGTCCCTGTCATACATACCCAGAGCTGCCTCAGCAACGTTTCCATGTGGTGGAGTGTTGGCTGGAACCTTGGAGAACGCTTCCTTCTGGGAGCTGAAAATGGGCTTTACTCATTGGCCTCATGTGCTGCCCATGGAGCCTGGAGGCTGCATAGACTTTCAGACAGAGAGCAGCACCCGGCACTGTCTTGTGACCTACAGGCCTG ATAAAAATCACACCACCTTACGAAGTGTGCTGATGGAAATGTCCTATAAGCTGGATGACGCTGGAGAGCCAGTCTGCTCCTGCCATCCTGTACAAACATTTCTTGGGGGACCTACTTGCAAGCTACTGACTAAAAGTGCCATTTTCCAGAACCCAGAGAATGATGGCAGCATCTTGGTGTGTACTGGGGATGAAGCATCAAATTCTGCCCTG CTGTGGGATGCTGGCAGTGGCTCATTGCTTCAGGATCTGCAGGCAGATCAGCCTGTCTTGGACATCTGCTCATTTGGGGTGAACCATAACAGCTACCTGGCTACTTTAACAGAGAAGATGGTCCACATCTATAGGTGGGAGTGA
- the RFWD3 gene encoding E3 ubiquitin-protein ligase RFWD3 isoform X1 produces MAHEAMECDLQVQSDHAAEQPAPAEVVSGQGGPPLLQPPPDEVVSSQEGPPLLQPPPDEVVSSQGGPPLLQPPPEEVVSSQGGPPLLQPAPQVSIDLTGEVELSGEENVQNIGPGASEEQRQGSDANHTVRVSSLDSMNSFISGLQRLHGMLEFLRPPSDRNVGPVRVRRRRNSASRRARAGGSQRTNSARLRAPLDAYFQVSRTQPHSPTTSYDSETRNPVSVDLQGSGSSDSDSDSSTEYEEGVVQTEEPRAVVLEEQLGDTSAEQEVTCDSGGETLPKQQSPKKFNSLLPSSTEEEEGDTCTICLEQWTNAGDHRLSALRCGHLFGYKCISKWLKGQARKCPQCNKKAKHSDIVVLYARTLRALDTSEQELMKSSLQKEQMLRKQAELESAQCRLRLQVLTDECTKLHSRVQDLQKLIVQHRDQISQQPRGSQARSLSCLPSSQSQHKYHFQKTFTVSQTGNCRIMTFCDALSCLVVSQPSPQASFLPGFGVKMLSTANMKSSQYIPMHGKQIRGLAFSRQSKGLLLSASLDNTVKLTSLETNTVVQTYNAGRPVWSCCWCLDENNYIYAGLVNGSIMVYDLRNTSCHIQELVPQKARCPLVSLSYIPRAASATFPCGGVLAGTLENASFWELKMGFTHWPHVLPMEPGGCIDFQTESSTRHCLVTYRPDKNHTTLRSVLMEMSYKLDDAGEPVCSCHPVQTFLGGPTCKLLTKSAIFQNPENDGSILVCTGDEASNSALLWDAGSGSLLQDLQADQPVLDICSFGVNHNSYLATLTEKMVHIYRWE; encoded by the exons ATGGCTCATGAAGCAATGGAATGTGATCTTCAGGTGCAGTCAGATCATGCTGCAGAGCAGCCTGCTCCTGCTGAAGTGGTCAGCGGCCAAGGGGGAccacccctgctccagccccctccTGATGAAGTAGTCAGCAGCCAAGAGGGAccacccctgctccagccccctccTGATGAAGTAGTCAGCAGCCAAGGGGGAccacccctgctccagccccctccTGAAGAGGTAGTCAGCAGCCAAGGGGGACCACCCCTGCTCCAGCCTGCTCCACAGGTGTCCATTGACCTGACAGGGGAAGTGGAACTCTCAGGAGAAGAGAATGTGCAGAATATCGGTCCAGGAGCTTCAGAGGAGCAGAGGCAAGGATCTGATGCTAACCACACCGTGCGAGTATCTTCATTGGATTCAATGAACAGCTTTATCAGTGGGCTGCAGAGACTTCATGGCATGCTAGAATTCCTGAGACCACCTTCAGACCGCAATGTGGGGCCAGtgagagtgaggaggaggaggaattcaGCTTCACGCAGGGCAAGAGCTGGAGGGTCTCAGAGGACAAACAGTGccag GTTGAGGGCACCGTTGGATGCATACTTTCAAGTGAGCAGGACGCAGCCTCATTCTCCAACCACTTCTTATGATTCGGAGACTAGGAATCCAGTCTCTGTAGACTTGCAGGGATCAGGTAGTTCTGATTCTGACAGTGACAGCTCCACAGAGTATGAAGAGGGGGTTGTCCAGACAGAGGAACCTAGAGCTGTTGTTTTAGAAG AGCAATTAGGAGATACCTCAGCAGAGCAAGAAGTTACATGTGACAGTGGAGGAGAGACTCTCCCCAAACAG CAGTCTCCCAAGAAGTTTAACTCTCTTCTACCTTCTTCTacggaggaggaagaaggggacaCTTGCACAATATGTTTGGAACAGTGGACCAATGCTGGAGATCACCGGCTCTCAGCATTGCGCTGTGGGCACCTCTTTGGGTATAAGTGCATTTCTAAATGGCTCAAAGGACAGGCACGAAAATGTCCCCAG TGCAACAAGAAAGCCAAGCACAGTGACATCGTTGTCCTTTATGCCCGAACCCTGAGAGCTTTGGATACTAGTGAACAGGAGCTCATGAAAAG TTCCTTACAGAAGGAGCAGATGCTAAGGAAGCAAGCTGAGTTAGAATCAGCACAGTGTCGGCTCCGACTTCAAGTACTCACTGATGAATGCACTAAGCTTCATAGTCGTGTCCAG gactTGCAAAAACTTATTGTGCAGCATCGGGATCAGATTTCACAGCAACCCAGGGGTTCCCAAGCACGTTCTCTAAGCTGCCTGCCCTCCAGCCAGAGCCAGCACAAGTACCATTTCCAGAAGACCTTCACAGTGTCTCAAACAGGAAACTGCCGAATCATGACATTCTGTGATGCCCTGAGCTGCCTGGTAGTATCACAGCCTTCTCCTCAGGCCTCCTTCCTTCCAG GCTTTGGTGTTAAGATGTTGAGTACCGCCAACATGAAAAGCAGTCAGTACATTCCCATGCATGGCAAACAGATACGTGGACTGGCTTTCAGCCGTCAATCCAAAGGCTtacttctctctgcttccctaGACAACACTGTTAAATTGACCAG CCTGGAGACAAATACTGTGGTCCAGACTTACAATGCTGGGCGTCCTGTCTGGAGCTGCTGCTGGTGTCTTGACGAAAACAATTACATCTATGCTGGACTGGTCAACGGTTCAATAATGGTGTACGACCTTCGAAACACTAGCTGTCATATCCAGGAGTTAGTACCTCAGAAAGCTAG atGCCCACTGGTGTCCCTGTCATACATACCCAGAGCTGCCTCAGCAACGTTTCCATGTGGTGGAGTGTTGGCTGGAACCTTGGAGAACGCTTCCTTCTGGGAGCTGAAAATGGGCTTTACTCATTGGCCTCATGTGCTGCCCATGGAGCCTGGAGGCTGCATAGACTTTCAGACAGAGAGCAGCACCCGGCACTGTCTTGTGACCTACAGGCCTG ATAAAAATCACACCACCTTACGAAGTGTGCTGATGGAAATGTCCTATAAGCTGGATGACGCTGGAGAGCCAGTCTGCTCCTGCCATCCTGTACAAACATTTCTTGGGGGACCTACTTGCAAGCTACTGACTAAAAGTGCCATTTTCCAGAACCCAGAGAATGATGGCAGCATCTTGGTGTGTACTGGGGATGAAGCATCAAATTCTGCCCTG CTGTGGGATGCTGGCAGTGGCTCATTGCTTCAGGATCTGCAGGCAGATCAGCCTGTCTTGGACATCTGCTCATTTGGGGTGAACCATAACAGCTACCTGGCTACTTTAACAGAGAAGATGGTCCACATCTATAGGTGGGAGTGA